The genomic segment ATATGTTCAGTCCTGTCGGCAATATTTATCACTTTCATTATATTTTCTCCTCCTGTGTGTTTTAATTTTTATGCAGGAAGAATCATAATAAAAAAAAGATAGTTTTGCCAATTTATTTTAAACTATTTGTAATTTCAGATAATAATGTATGTTCTATTTTGGTTACACTCAAATCATAATTTCGTACCCACTTGCAGAGACAAGGCATGCCTTGTCTCTACGTTTGACAGAGAAATTCTGAGATTCCAGCCCATGAGGTCAAGTTTGTCCTGTACGATTTTTTAAAAATCATACCTTGAAACTCTTTGTTTCAGATGCAAGTTCCTCTGAGATGGCTGCATTTTGCTGGGTTTTTTTATCAATCTCATGAACTGCTGTGCTGATTTGTTCAAGACCTTTTACAATCTGGCTGATGGCACCTGAAAATGCTGTATTTTTTTCACCGATCTCTGTTGCTGTTTCGATGATAACGCTGAAACTCTCATTAATCTCTTTGACTGATCGTGCTGCCTGGCTGACTTGCTGCATGTTATGGTGCAAAAGCTCCTGGGTGCTTTTTGCAGCATCAGCAGTTCTTTGTGCCAGGGTTTTAACCTCTCCTGCAACCACTCCGAATCCTTTACCTGATTCTCCGGCTCTTGCAGATTCAATAGCTGCATTCAGGGCAAGAAGGTTGGTCTGGAAAGCTATTTCATCTATATTTTTAATAATTACAAAAATCTGATCGCTTTGAGACTCAATCTTGTTAATATTTTGTGTAAGTTCTGTAAGTGCTTTAAGTGATTGGCCTGATCTCATGATATTTTTATGCATCACCTTTTCAGTGTGCTGGATATTAATATTAATCTCACTGGACATTGCAGCAATCTCTTCCATTGATGCTCCTGTTTGCTCAATAGAGGCAGCCTGGCTTGATGCAGTTTCTGAAATAGTACAAGCTGCTGAAGAAATTTCAATAATCATCTGGCGCAGGTTTTCCCTGGCTTTATTTAGTCCCATGCACATATGGCTGATCTCATTGCAGCCCTTTACTTTGAGATCATAAGAAAGATCTCCTGCACCCAGCTTTTTTGCAAGCTCCAATACTTTGATAACAGGCTTGTTAATCATAGACTGAAAAAGAAGATATACAACCCAGATAATAACAATCAGACCAGCTATGCCTGTCTGAATACTCGTGATACGGCTTTTGTTAATAGCTGCCAATGCCCTGTCAGTTGAATTTCTAATCATTATGCCCCCAAGAATTTTTCTGGAACTTCCATGACAATGATAACATCTATCTTCATTTAAAATGGGCATCACAGTAGTCAGGCACATTTTTCCCTCTATTTTTTCCTCAAAAGGCTCGGTTTTATCTATTCCTTTTTCCACAGCCTGTGTTATGATTTCAATTCCTTTTTTTGGACTTACCAATGAATCCACAGATTTTCCAAGATTATCAAGGCTGGTTGCAAAGGTTATATGTTTATTAAAATCAAAGACATAAACATCAATGCCAGAAACCCTGTCTTTTAAGCTTTGAAACTGTTTTCTGACCATATCATTGTTTCCTTCAGCAAGGGCATCAAAAATACTGCCTTCAATGGTCAAAGCCAGACTTTCACTTTCATGTTTTACCTGTTCTGTAAAAAGGGTTATCTGGCTGCGAATATTTTGAACAGCAATAACCCCTGTTACAAGAATTAATATTGGAAAAAGGGTAATCATAAATTTAACCCATATCTTTTTACGAACTGCTTCAATTATTTTCATAAAATCCCCGATATAAGAAAATGGTATATAAAATTGTTAATGTGCCCCGCCGTGAATCATGGGTTTGTAATTGAAAGCCTTTACTTTTTCATTAATATGGCATTTTTCGCAATCCTTTATTGTAAGGGATCCTTTTATTTGCAAAGGGTCTTGTGTCTGTACATGAAGGCTTCCAGGGCCGTGACACACCTCGCATCCTGCATTTTTCAAATGCGGTGTCTCTTTTTCAGACACAAATCCTCCTGACTCTCCGTATCCTGTAGTATGACACTCATAACATCCTGAAAGCTCAGATGGGGTTAAACCTTTTTTCATAATCATAACACTTGAAAAAGAGCCGGCTTTTTTTGCGTACTGCTGAAAATTTTTATATTCTGTTTCATGGCAGGGCTGGCATGCAAGTGAACCTGCATAGGTTTTCTGGGGTTTATCTTCTGCATAGCTGTCTGATACTTTTAATGCAATCCAGGCAAAAAAAAAGATACTCATGATAAAACATGTAAAAAATTTTCTTGTTTTCAATATAAATCTCCTAAAAATAAAGCTGTTCCAGTAAAATTTATTGTCCATTTATAGGCAGATTTATACAATAGAACAATTATAAATCAAATTAAAACTGTCCAAAATCATAAAATAGTCCGTGTTTGTAAAATATTTAACTTGCTTTTATCCATAAATTCATTAAATCTGTATAAATGGAATCTCATAATTTAAATAAAGATAAATATCATAACAACATAAGCCTGGAGCAGCAAAAGATTGGGCATTTAAATGCTGTACTAAACTCTATTCGAGAAGTAAACAGGCTGATTGTTACTGGAAAAAAGCGTGAACCTTTGATAAAGGCTTTTTGTGAAAGCCTGGTAAGAAACAGGGGGTACCACAATGCCTGGATTATTCTTATTGATGAATACAACAGGGTTATTGCAAGTGCTGAAGCAGGTACAGGACGTGATTTAAATGAAATTCTAAAAAAAATTGAAACCAGAGACTTTACCTTATGCTGCCGCAATATACTTACCCATACAAAGGAATTCATGGTTATACAAAATCCCTTAGAAGAATGTGTCAACTGTCCTGTAAATCACATGCATGACGGCCAGGGTTCCATGTCTGCAAGACTGGAACATGATAAAAAGCTGTATGGAATGCTGACTGTTTCAGTTCCCACTGTTTTTAGCAGGGACACTGAAGAACATGAACTTTTTAAAGATGTGGCTGATGATATTGCCTTTGCCCTTCACAGTATTGAGGTTGAAGAAAAACGAAGGCAGACCGAAGCTGCTTTAAGGGAAACCCGTGATAAACTTGAGCGCAGGGTAAAGGAGCGTACCAATGAACTTGAAATGCTCTCATCAAAACTTTTAAACGCACAGGAAGAAGAGCGCAAACGCATTTCAGGAGATCTTCATGATGGTATAGGCCAATGCCTTTCAGCAGTTAAATTTATGGTAGAAACAGCCCTGGAAAACATGAAGGGCAAGGTACCTGATTCTGATTTAAAACCCCTTCACGCCCTGGTACCCCTGCTGCGTGAAGCATCAGAAGAGGTCAGGACAATTGTAATGAATCTCAGACCCTCAATCCTTGATGACTTGGGAATACTTGCAACCATAGGCTGGTTTTGCAGACAGTTTAAAGCTGTTTATTCCTATATTGAGGTAAAGGAAAACATTGAGATAGAGGAAGATATAATCCCTGATGCCATTAAAACACATATATTCAGGATACTCCAGGAAGCCATGAATAATATTGCAAAACACAGTAAGGCAAATTATGTAGAAATTTTTTTGAGAAAAAGAAACAATAGAATTGAGCTGACTGTTAAAGATAATGGCACAGGGTTTAATGCTCAAGATATTATGGCTGTTAAAGCTTCAGAAAAAGGCTTTGGAATTACAGGCATGAAAGAAAGAACTGAATTGTCAGGGGGGTCTTTTATCCTGGTATCACGTTTAAATAAAGGGACAAAAATAAGAGCTTCATGGGCATTTGCCTGTATGAGGACTATTTTGTAACCAGCCCCTTTTGAATGGCAAATGCTGTCAGTTCGGAGGCATTGTGAAGATCAAGTTTTTTCATA from the Desulfonema limicola genome contains:
- a CDS encoding cytochrome c family protein is translated as MKTRKFFTCFIMSIFFFAWIALKVSDSYAEDKPQKTYAGSLACQPCHETEYKNFQQYAKKAGSFSSVMIMKKGLTPSELSGCYECHTTGYGESGGFVSEKETPHLKNAGCEVCHGPGSLHVQTQDPLQIKGSLTIKDCEKCHINEKVKAFNYKPMIHGGAH
- a CDS encoding methyl-accepting chemotaxis protein, whose protein sequence is MKIIEAVRKKIWVKFMITLFPILILVTGVIAVQNIRSQITLFTEQVKHESESLALTIEGSIFDALAEGNNDMVRKQFQSLKDRVSGIDVYVFDFNKHITFATSLDNLGKSVDSLVSPKKGIEIITQAVEKGIDKTEPFEEKIEGKMCLTTVMPILNEDRCYHCHGSSRKILGGIMIRNSTDRALAAINKSRITSIQTGIAGLIVIIWVVYLLFQSMINKPVIKVLELAKKLGAGDLSYDLKVKGCNEISHMCMGLNKARENLRQMIIEISSAACTISETASSQAASIEQTGASMEEIAAMSSEININIQHTEKVMHKNIMRSGQSLKALTELTQNINKIESQSDQIFVIIKNIDEIAFQTNLLALNAAIESARAGESGKGFGVVAGEVKTLAQRTADAAKSTQELLHHNMQQVSQAARSVKEINESFSVIIETATEIGEKNTAFSGAISQIVKGLEQISTAVHEIDKKTQQNAAISEELASETKSFKV
- a CDS encoding GAF domain-containing sensor histidine kinase, which gives rise to MESHNLNKDKYHNNISLEQQKIGHLNAVLNSIREVNRLIVTGKKREPLIKAFCESLVRNRGYHNAWIILIDEYNRVIASAEAGTGRDLNEILKKIETRDFTLCCRNILTHTKEFMVIQNPLEECVNCPVNHMHDGQGSMSARLEHDKKLYGMLTVSVPTVFSRDTEEHELFKDVADDIAFALHSIEVEEKRRQTEAALRETRDKLERRVKERTNELEMLSSKLLNAQEEERKRISGDLHDGIGQCLSAVKFMVETALENMKGKVPDSDLKPLHALVPLLREASEEVRTIVMNLRPSILDDLGILATIGWFCRQFKAVYSYIEVKENIEIEEDIIPDAIKTHIFRILQEAMNNIAKHSKANYVEIFLRKRNNRIELTVKDNGTGFNAQDIMAVKASEKGFGITGMKERTELSGGSFILVSRLNKGTKIRASWAFACMRTIL